From a region of the Colias croceus chromosome 14, ilColCroc2.1 genome:
- the LOC123697146 gene encoding RNA-binding protein 33-like, with amino-acid sequence MRVYTIALILCVIACVTADVAHIKATKAKLLSHIAGKHHKRGILSHVPPYKLGHDIPLVTHSVVKPVIVNYPPTAAVATVKVPLTNPLVPRYPVPVGHKVPGLPHPHYALRFPHTKYYVKPDHHFHHHHHHVQPKPILPVVHAIAPAAPPPPVVHAAPVAPAVPVPQPTATLAQHIPAPPPVIFPSPILPAQAAPIPPPPVHVFPHSNFLKPLLPAATIPLAPAAVLPPPLFRGPQQYVIRPGGAVQTSYFATYPRYPFINSYQAPIYPLPNAFNGVQSIHQLMQPHNPHFHVLPQAAPHEGSVEHHHNVLLEQTPTLIQPTHEPQPAVHLHPTQETFAQPTFNVQPVQPTQLIPQPSVHLQPTQPTIPVEHDGWSPVPAQPQDTAHHDVHYPQQHHFVQEQAPQVYEHHDDQYHDFQHQIQQHIQQQIEQAQYEQSLNNQHQLNHEYGTPQPAQEYGQPNQYQVHDFTQQAHDFAQQAQDFAHNVHDFSQGHDFSQNGQDFSHTGQDFSHNGQDFSQHGQQYPQQQFSQNDFNVAQPGQEYGVPQQGAEGRNAEDEGAQFHNHIPLALQPPIDRPLDHFQ; translated from the exons ATGAGAGTTTATACT ATTGCGCTGATCTTGTGTGTTATCGCGTGTGTAACAGCAGATGTTGCACACATCAAAGCCACTAAAGCTAAGCTGCTTAGCCACATAGCCGGCAAACACCACAAGAGGGGTATTCTATCTCATGTGCCGCCATACAAACTGGGCCATGACATTCCTCTGGTCACTCACTCGGTAGTCAAGCCTGTCATCGTCAACTACCCGCCAACAGCAGCAGTGGCGACGGTTAAAGTGCCGCTAACAAATCCTTTAGTACCTAGATACCCAGTGCCAGTCGGCCATAAGGTGCCCGGTCTGCCTCATCCGCATTACGCATTGAGGTTCCCTCATACAAAGTATTACGTAAAGCCTGATCATCACttccatcatcatcatcaccatGTGCAACCGAAACCAATACTACCAGTAGTGCACGCTATAGCCCCGGCCGCGCCTCCTCCTCCTGTCGTTCACGCCGCCCCAGTCGCACCTGCTGTCCCTGTCCCTCAACCGACAGCGACATTAGCGCAACATATTCCAGCGCCACCACCAGTAATATTTCCATCCCCCATTCTCCCAGCACAAGCTGCCCCAATTCCTCCACCGCCAGTACATGTCTTTCCACACAGTAATTTTCTAAAACCTCTTCTGCCTGCTGCAACTATACCATTAGCTCCCGCAGCCGTGTTGCCCCCTCCATTATTCCGAGGACCTCAGCAGTATGTTATACGTCCGGGCGGAGCAGTGCAAACATCATACTTCGCGACGTACCCAAGATATCCGTTTATAAACAGCTACCAAGCTCCAATCTATCCTCTTCCTAACGCGTTTAATGGTGTACAATCAATTCATCAATTAATGCAACCTCACAACCCGCACTTCCACGTTCTGCCCCAAGCGGCTCCACATGAAGGATCGGTGGAGCATCATCATAACGTTTTACTCGAACAGACGCCGACATTAATTCAGCCAACGCATGAACCACAGCCAGCAGTTCATTTACATCCGACGCAGGAGACTTTTGCACAACCCACTTTTAATGTACAACCCGTACAACCAACACAACTTATTCCTCAGCCATCGGTCCACTTACAACCTACACAACCTACGATACCTGTAGAGCACGACGGATGGTCTCCTGTTCCTGCGCAACCGCAAGACACCGCACACCATGACGTTCACTACCCGCAACAACATCATTTCGTTCAAGAACAAGCACCACAGGTATACGAGCACCACGACGACCAATATCACGACTTCCAGCACCAAATACAGCAGCACATCCAACAACAAATAGAACAGGCACAATACGAGCAGAGCCTGAACAACCAGCACCAGTTGAACCACGAGTACGGCACGCCACAGCCTGCACAAGAATACGGACAGCCGAATCAGTATCAAGTCCACGATTTTACCCAACAAGCACACGACTTCGCACAGCAAGCGCAGGATTTTGCCCATAATGTGCACGACTTTTCTCAAGGCCATGACTTTTCCCAAAACGGTCAAGACTTTTCACACACCGGACAAGACTTTTCCCACAACGGTCAAGATTTTTCCCAACATGGTCAGCAGTATCCTCAACAGCAATTTAGTCAGAACGACTTCAACGTAGCCCAACCAGGGCAAGAGTATGGTGTACCGCAGCAAGGCGCGGAGGGTCGCAACGCGGAAGACGAGGGCGCGCAGTTTCACAACCACATCCCCCTCGCTCTGCAGCCGCCTATCGACAGGCCTCTAGACCATTTCCAATAA
- the LOC123697614 gene encoding uncharacterized protein LOC123697614, which produces MAAEFKELLPQEGTNTTGAGESLPEHLCSGCPTYSGEGKIPLVSQTRGNKSKKISATPSTHCVNFCNIRGLHSNINAVHYHLETANPALLFLTETQISSPSDTSYLNYPGFTLEHNFIPRAGVCAFIRNDICFRRLACLEGRDLSILWLRVDCDDHPRVYACLYRSHSGNDETDRLIDHIQLTADNMLNQIPSAEIVVLGDFNAHHIEWLKSRTTDHAGKSVYDLALAYGLTQLVASPTRIPDVEDHTPSLLDLLLTSHPDGYQVNVDAPLGSSDHCLVRSEVPILRFTRLLSGGRRRVWHYKSADWDEMRTFFSSYPWGRVCFSAEDPSTCADSVADVILQGMELFIPNSVVPIGGKSQPWFGHSCKTASRRKRDCYQAWANALVSSDPDARTLKRELNSASRSFKRAIARAKSEHIAKLGEKLARLPSGTRAFWALAKAVQGNFCRPSLPSLRMENDLLAHTAKEKADLLSSLFAANSTLDDMGKAPPTIPRHP; this is translated from the exons ATGGCAGCGGAATTTAAAGAACTATTACCCCAGGAGGGTACCAACACTACTGGTGCTGGAGAATCCCTCCCTGAGCATCTTTGTTCAGGCTGCCCTACGTATTCTGGGGAGGGCAAAATCCCGCTCGTTTCTCAAACCCGAGGCAACAAGAGCAAAAAGATCAGCGCAACCCCTTCCACGCACTGCGTGAATTTCTGCAACATTAGGGGCTTACACTCGAACATCAATGCCGTCCACTACCACCTTGAGACGGCGAATCCGGCCTTGCTCTTCTTAACCGAAACGCAGATATCTTCCCCTTCCGACACATCTTATCTGAATTACCCAGGATTTACCCTGGAGCACAATTTTATTCCTCGCGCTGGTGTCTGCGCTTTTATCCGGAATGATATCTGCTTTCGACGCCTCGCTTGTCTTGAAGGTAGGGATCTATCCATCCTTTGGTTACGTGTGGACTGCGACGACCACCCTCGCGTCTATGCGTGCCTATACAGATCCCATAGCGGTAATGACGAAACCGACCGACTCATCGATCACATACAATTGACGGCTGACAATATGCTCAATCAGATTCCTTCAGCGGAAATCGTGGTCCTTGGTGACTTCAATGCGCACCATATAGAATGGCTCAAGTCGCGCACAACAGACCACGCGGGGAAATCTGTTTACGACCTTGCCCTTGCCTATGGTCTTACTCAACTGGTAGCATCGCCCACGCGAATTCCCGATGTTGAGGACCATACGCCTTCCCTGTTGGACCTTCTGCTGACTTCCCATCCGGATGGCTATCAGGTCAATGTTGATGCCCCTTTAGGCTCGTCTGACCACTGCCTCGTACGGAGCGAAGTGCCAATCTTGCGCTTTACACGGCTACTGAGTGGTGGCCGCCGTCGCGTTTGGCACTACAAGTCAGCAGACTGGGATGAGATGCGCACCTTCTTTTCATCTTATCCCTGGGGCCGTGTTTGTTTCTCGGCAGAAGATCCTAGCACCTGTGCTGACTCTGTTGCTGATGTGATACTTCAGGGAATGGAATTGTTCATTCCAAACTCCGTTGTTCCCATCGGTGGCAAGTCCCAGCCCTGGTTTGGTCACTCTTGTAAAACGGCATCACGCCGAAAACGGGATTGTTACCAAGCCTGGGCCAATGCCCTTGTGTCTAGTGATCCAGACGCCCGTACTCTTAAGAGAGAACTAAACTCGGCCTCTAGGTCTTTCAAAAGAGCTATTGCAAGAGCTAAGTCTGAGCATATCGCAAAGCTTGGCGAGAAACTCGCCCGACTTCCTTCGGGAACACGAGCCTTTTGGGCACTCGCCAAAGCTGTGCAAGGAAACTTTTGTCGTCCTTCATTGCCATCTCTACGCATGGAGAATGACCTGTTGGCCCACACGGCAAAAGAGAAAGCTGACCTACTTAGCTCCCTTTTTGCCGCTAACTCGACTTTGGATGACATGGGGAAAGCACCTCCTACCATCCCACG ACATCCATAA
- the LOC123697164 gene encoding cuticle protein 64-like — protein MKAIVIVLLLVAAVYGAEEKKEKRGLLGLGYGGLGHGLYGGHGLGLYGGHGLGLYGGHSIGYSAPIVSHSVALPAPIISHSIAAPVLDHGLYGHGIYGHGLGAPLLGLGHGWH, from the exons atgaaagcTATC GTGATTGTACTCCTGCTCGTAGCAGCCGTCTACGGCGCGGAGGAGAAGAAAGAGAAGCGTGGCCTGCTCGGGCTCGGCTACGGAGGGCTCGGCCACGGCCTGTACGGGGGCCACGGACTCGGCCTCTACGGGGGCCACGGGCTCGGCCTCTACGGGGGCCACAGCATCGGCTACTCCGCGCCCATCGTCAGCCACAGCGTGGCACTCCCGGCTCCCATCATAAGCCATAGCATCGCTGCCCCAGTGCTCGACCACGGCCTGTACGGCCACGGTATCTACGGCCATGGGCTCGGTGCTCCCCTCCTGGGACTCGGCCACGGCTGGCATTAG
- the LOC123697161 gene encoding altered inheritance of mitochondria protein 3-like, with product MKYLIILAVISAAVAGPVRPKRSFNHYEPNLLHSSSLQSNSLQQTQYQSTSLQQHAYQPYQAQYVSQPSYNVQSWQPQQTYVSQPAVYTVPQQYTVQQPIYEQPIRTVQNIQPVYSTVQEYRPVQQYRQIQEYRPIQQYQTVQPIQSYSVPSYSNNAWSSDPWC from the exons ATGAAATACTTG ATCATCCTAGCCGTCATCAGCGCCGCTGTCGCCGGACCGGTGCGTCCCAAGCGCAGCTTCAACCACTACGAGCCCAACCTCCTGCACTCCTCCTCCCTGCAGTCCAACTCGCTGCAGCAGACCCAGTACCAATCCACCTCACTCCAGCAACACGCCTACCAACCCTACCAGGCGCAGTACGTGAGCCAGCCTAGTTACAATGTGCAATCG TGGCAACCACAACAGACCTACGTGAGCCAGCCAGCCGTATACACCGTCCCTCAGCAATACACCGTCCAGCAGCCAATCTACGAGCAGCCCATCAGAACCGTGCAGAACATCCAGCCAGTGTACTCCACCGTCCAGGAGTACAGACCCGTCCAGCAGTACAGACAGATTCAGGAGTACAGGCCCATCCAGCAGTACCAGACGGTGCAACCGATCCAGTCCTACTCAGTTCCTTCTTACAGCAACAACGCTTGGTCCAGCGACCCTTGGTgctaa
- the LOC123697154 gene encoding cuticle protein 16.5, with protein sequence MKTFVIVLALVASALSGNVRQKRGYLSGLHSANGLYSSSSGYSYPAPPSSYSAPVGLASSVSFAPAVSHIAPVSSYIAPSVGYSSHSVGYASPAVSYAAPSVSYSPSLSYAAPSFGYSAPARYASSSLGYAPSIGYAAPSLGYSSSSFGYATPLSYASPSVSYSAPLSSYAAPSVGYASSASYAPSVSYAPSVGYAPSISYGAPSVSYAAPAVSYAAPVASYSAPASRVVTVNKVVNVKKVVSVPQVVNVPKVVSVPQVVQVNKVVPVSGGCSGCRAAHYGASYGNTYAPSYSKW encoded by the exons ATGAAAACCTTT GTGATTGTATTGGCTCTGGTCGCAAGCGCGTTGTCTGGCAACGTGCGGCAGAAGCGCGGCTACCTCAGCGGCCTGCACTCCGCCAACGGGCTCTACAGTAGTTCCAGCGGCTACAGCTACCCCGCTCCCCCCTCCAGCTACTCGGCCCCAGTTGGCTTGGCTTCCTCTGTAAGCTTCGCCCCAGCTGTCAGCCACATTGCTCCAGTATCCAGCTACATTGCCCCTTCGGTCGGATATTCCTCACACTCAGTAGGCTACGCTTCCCCCGCAGTAAGCTATGCCGCCCCGTCCGTGAGCTACTCCCCATCATTGAGCTACGCCGCTCCCTCTTTCGGCTACTCTGCCCCTGCTAGATACGCATCATCTTCTTTGGGCTATGCTCCATCTATCGGCTATGCCGCACCTTCATTGGGCTACTCCTCCTCCTCCTTCGGTTACGCCACCCCTCTGAGCTACGCTTCCCCGTCAGTCAGTTACTCCGCACCTCTGTCCAGTTATGCTGCTCCATCAGTCGGCTATGCCTCATCTGCTAGCTACGCTCCATCAGTAAGCTACGCACCGTCAGTAGGATACGCTCCATCAATCAGCTACGGCGCCCCCTCAGTCAGCTACGCCGCCCCCGCAGTCAGTTACGCCGCTCCAGTAGCCAGCTACTCCGCCCCGGCTTCCCGCGTCGTCACCGTCAACAAAGTCGTCAACGTGAAGAAGGTCGTCAGCGTGCCCCAGGTCGTGAATGTACCTAAAGTGGTGTCAGTCCCTCAAGTGGTGCAAGTGAACAAGGTGGTGCCGGTCTCGGGCGGCTGCTCCGGCTGCAGAGCCGCGCACTACGGCGCCAGCTACGGCAACACCTACGCTCCCAGCTACAGCAAATGGTAG
- the LOC123697158 gene encoding keratin-associated protein 19-2-like, with translation MKAFIALCALVACVAAGEVRDKRSFVHGGYSSLGSYGGYGGYSSLGGHSGYGGYSSLGGYGGYSSLGGYGGYSGIRGYSAGYVAPAARLVTVNKVVNTQRVVNVPQVVSVPKVVSVPQVVSVNKVVAAPSYSVGGYGSGYSGYSSGYGYGSSGYGHGSGYASGWW, from the exons ATGAAAGCTTTC ATTGCTCTGTGCGCTCTCGTCGCCTGCGTGGCTGCCGGCGAGGTCCGTGACAAGCGCAGCTTCGTGCACGGCGGCTACAGCAGCTTGGGCAGCTACGGCGGCTACGGTGGCTACAGCAGCCTGGGCGGCCACAGCGGCTACGGTGGCTACAGCAGCCTGGGCGGCTACGGTGGCTACAGCAGCCTGGGCGGCTATGGCGGCTACAGCGGCATCCGCGGCTACTCCGCCGGCTACGTCGCCCCCGCTGCCCGCCTCGTCACCGTCAACAAGGTCGTGAACACCCAGCGCGTCGTAAACGTCCCCCAGGTCGTTAGTGTGCCCAAAGTGGTCTCCGTCCCCCAAGTAGTGTCTGTGAACAAGGTCGTCGCAGCTCCCAGCTACTCTGTTGGTGGCTACGGATCAGGCTACAGCGGCTACAGCTCCGGCTACGGCTACGGTTCCTCCGGCTACGGTCACGGATCCGGCTACGCCAGCGGCTGGTGGTGA